A stretch of the Coprobacillus cateniformis genome encodes the following:
- a CDS encoding zinc-ribbon domain-containing protein, translating to MKVCPHCHKDLPDDSTFCIYCGKPLKKVSMKDLEKAKEKISKQREMEKNDPSLKHNPRENSWSKLGLMIFLISLIGLDFIVATIVNGLGMNSKFIFIISLIGYICAIGCSVMSFIIDYQDKKKGYQPNGNSKFAMVAVVMSVYIALLNLSTVILK from the coding sequence ATGAAAGTTTGTCCACATTGTCATAAAGATTTGCCTGATGATTCTACTTTTTGTATATATTGCGGGAAACCGTTGAAAAAAGTCAGTATGAAGGATTTAGAAAAAGCAAAAGAGAAGATTTCAAAACAAAGAGAAATGGAAAAAAATGATCCTTCTTTAAAACATAATCCTCGTGAAAATAGTTGGAGTAAACTTGGGTTGATGATTTTCCTTATTTCTTTAATTGGTTTAGATTTTATTGTTGCTACAATTGTAAATGGCTTAGGAATGAATTCGAAGTTTATTTTCATAATCAGTCTTATTGGATATATATGTGCTATTGGATGTTCTGTCATGTCTTTTATTATTGATTATCAAGATAAGAAAAAAGGTTATCAACCTAACGGAAATAGTAAATTCGCAATGGTTGCAGTTGTGATGAGTGTTTATATTGCTTTGTTAAATTTATCAACAGTTATCTTAAAATAA
- a CDS encoding zinc ribbon domain-containing protein — MYCRKCGAKMSDTARFCDSCGEEVKKVRQRSDTQKYEERKIEDAKQSKSKKSKHEKALEELKNPYVIPALGTAILAFGLAIFPWPISWRIGTSLWMRILILCVALLSDYHCTKSRQVNNLYNIQYHYRVQPRMVTIATVLATFTTAVSLFALINM; from the coding sequence ATGTATTGTCGAAAATGTGGTGCTAAAATGAGTGACACAGCTCGCTTTTGTGATAGCTGTGGTGAAGAAGTCAAAAAAGTAAGACAACGTAGTGATACTCAAAAATATGAAGAACGTAAAATTGAGGATGCTAAACAATCTAAAAGTAAAAAATCCAAACATGAAAAGGCATTAGAGGAATTAAAGAATCCTTATGTTATACCGGCTTTGGGAACAGCAATTTTAGCCTTTGGATTGGCAATATTTCCATGGCCTATTTCATGGAGGATTGGCACAAGTTTATGGATGCGAATTCTTATTTTATGCGTTGCGTTATTATCAGATTATCATTGTACGAAATCAAGGCAAGTGAATAATTTATACAATATCCAATATCATTATCGGGTTCAACCTCGAATGGTTACAATAGCTACAGTTCTTGCAACATTTACCACAGCTGTATCATTATTTGCATTAATTAACATGTAA
- a CDS encoding type I phosphomannose isomerase catalytic subunit, with amino-acid sequence MSVLFFKPIPRPAIWGHTLVKEYFGYDDFPLGIGQSWSFSAQEGASTVCLSDPYQGQTLLDLWKNHQELFGHPHEDFPVIISLVGPEDDLSIQVHPNAEHAKKLGFPTGKNEGWYFIEAESGANIVYGHHAANETELRQCIQENRWDDLIQHLDVHSGDFVYLPAGLLHALRKGSIVYEIQQATDITYRFYDYHRKDEYGHERELHMEEAIDCLSYNPEDMKNQIHPVETYYQNCIQTVFIANDSFTVTKLEVTGEVEYIHTNYQLATVVKGQGKVNNQDIKVGDNFLIPTHTHIQLNGQMTIMMTTK; translated from the coding sequence ATGAGTGTTTTATTTTTTAAACCAATTCCTCGTCCAGCGATTTGGGGGCATACATTGGTTAAAGAGTATTTTGGATATGATGATTTTCCACTTGGAATTGGCCAGTCATGGTCATTTAGTGCTCAAGAAGGTGCATCAACTGTTTGTTTAAGTGATCCTTATCAAGGGCAGACACTCTTGGATTTATGGAAAAATCATCAGGAATTATTTGGTCATCCTCATGAAGATTTCCCTGTCATTATTTCGCTTGTTGGACCAGAAGATGATTTAAGTATTCAGGTTCATCCTAATGCTGAGCATGCTAAAAAATTAGGATTTCCAACAGGTAAAAATGAAGGATGGTATTTTATTGAGGCTGAATCAGGCGCAAATATTGTTTATGGACATCATGCTGCTAATGAAACAGAGTTAAGGCAATGTATACAAGAAAATCGCTGGGATGATTTGATTCAACATTTGGATGTTCATTCTGGAGATTTTGTTTATTTGCCAGCAGGTTTATTACATGCATTAAGAAAGGGAAGCATTGTCTATGAAATTCAGCAGGCAACTGATATCACATATCGTTTTTATGATTATCATCGTAAGGACGAATATGGTCATGAACGTGAACTGCACATGGAAGAAGCAATCGATTGTTTATCATACAATCCTGAAGATATGAAAAATCAAATTCATCCAGTTGAAACATATTATCAAAATTGTATACAGACAGTTTTTATTGCAAATGATTCATTTACAGTGACAAAATTGGAAGTAACAGGGGAAGTTGAGTACATTCATACAAATTACCAATTAGCAACAGTTGTGAAAGGACAGGGCAAAGTGAATAATCAAGATATAAAAGTTGGAGATAATTTTCTCATTCCAACACATACACATATCCAATTGAATGGGCAAATGACAATTATGATGACAACAAAGTGA
- a CDS encoding glycoside hydrolase family 1 protein: protein MKRDFLWGAALSNVQAEGAYLEDGKGLNVYDTLVVTPEKGIVPMFCDTAVAADHYHHYKEDIDLMAEMGFKAYRFSVVWSRIHPLGDDEKANEKGLDFYESMVDYLLEKGIEPVVSLVHFDMPDYLLREYNGFLNKKVIDFYAKHVEVVVNRLKGKVKYWLTYNEINLAPYQSDLVAGAYRPEDMSMTEMFAQLSINTAIAHARAVEVIKRIDSNAWVGGMIGHAPFYPLTCKSEDIIAADFKNKMHNYLPFDIMTSGELPDYFLNFIKQRHIHIDYKEREQKVVLESSQKLDYLAFSYYRSGVQSSFDHIEDFIDLEDAILFDHRNLKNPNYTANEWGWQIDAEGLRYSLIDLYHRYHKPLFIVENGIGIDEKLDNGKVYDDERIEYYQKHITSLKCAVEHDGVDLMGYLAWSPIDFLSSHKEMRKRYGFVYVNRGFEDLLDLARYKKKSFYWYKKVIATNGENLQNDIEY, encoded by the coding sequence ATGAAAAGAGATTTCTTATGGGGGGCTGCCCTCAGTAATGTACAAGCTGAAGGAGCTTATTTAGAAGATGGAAAAGGATTAAATGTATATGATACTTTGGTAGTGACACCTGAAAAAGGGATAGTTCCAATGTTCTGTGATACGGCTGTTGCGGCTGATCATTATCATCATTATAAGGAAGATATTGATTTGATGGCTGAAATGGGTTTTAAGGCCTACCGTTTTTCTGTTGTATGGTCACGTATTCACCCTTTGGGGGATGATGAGAAAGCGAATGAAAAGGGTTTGGATTTCTATGAATCCATGGTAGATTATCTTTTAGAAAAAGGTATTGAACCTGTTGTTTCATTGGTGCATTTTGATATGCCAGATTATCTTTTAAGAGAATACAATGGTTTTTTAAATAAAAAGGTTATTGATTTTTATGCTAAGCATGTAGAGGTTGTTGTGAATAGATTGAAAGGAAAAGTGAAATATTGGCTGACATATAATGAAATTAATCTTGCACCTTATCAAAGTGATTTGGTTGCTGGAGCATACCGACCTGAAGATATGAGTATGACTGAAATGTTTGCACAATTATCTATTAATACTGCAATAGCACATGCACGAGCTGTTGAAGTGATTAAACGCATTGATTCAAATGCTTGGGTTGGGGGAATGATTGGACATGCACCTTTTTATCCATTAACTTGTAAAAGTGAAGATATTATTGCAGCTGATTTCAAGAATAAAATGCATAATTATTTACCGTTTGATATTATGACTTCTGGTGAACTTCCTGATTATTTTTTAAATTTTATTAAACAAAGACATATTCATATTGATTATAAGGAACGAGAACAGAAAGTTGTATTAGAATCTTCACAAAAATTAGATTATCTTGCTTTTTCATATTATCGTAGTGGTGTTCAGAGTTCCTTTGATCATATTGAAGATTTTATTGATTTAGAGGATGCGATTTTATTTGATCATAGAAATTTAAAAAATCCAAACTATACAGCAAATGAATGGGGTTGGCAAATTGATGCTGAAGGTTTAAGATATTCTTTAATTGATTTATATCATCGTTATCATAAACCATTATTTATTGTTGAAAATGGTATTGGAATTGATGAAAAGTTAGATAATGGCAAAGTCTATGACGATGAAAGAATTGAATATTATCAAAAACATATTACAAGTCTTAAATGTGCTGTTGAACATGACGGTGTTGATTTAATGGGATATCTTGCTTGGAGCCCAATTGATTTTTTAAGTAGTCATAAAGAAATGAGAAAAAGATATGGATTTGTTTATGTTAATAGAGGATTTGAAGATTTATTGGATTTAGCACGTTATAAAAAGAAATCATTCTACTGGTATAAAAAAGTCATTGCTACAAATGGTGAGAATCTTCAAAATGATATTGAATACTAA
- the deoC gene encoding deoxyribose-phosphate aldolase — MTTEDLAHMFDHTFLKPYATKDDFKKLCNEAKSMGAAMVAINSEPVRLCKELLKESQVHVGAAISFPLGQTTLSVKLAETKQAILDGADEIDYVINIGKAKMHDWEYLKKEMQEIVTLCHENNVICKVIFENCYLDQCEIKKLSEIAKEIKPDFIKTSTGFGTGGATIEDVRLMKEIVGQEVQVKAAGGIRDWQTCLAMIEAGATRIGTSHSLNILKEYESIYKHQV, encoded by the coding sequence ATGACAACAGAAGATTTAGCTCATATGTTTGATCATACTTTTTTAAAACCCTATGCGACAAAAGATGATTTTAAAAAATTATGTAATGAGGCGAAGTCGATGGGAGCAGCAATGGTTGCAATTAATAGTGAGCCAGTTCGTTTGTGTAAAGAATTATTGAAAGAGAGTCAAGTTCATGTTGGTGCTGCTATTTCCTTTCCTCTAGGTCAAACAACTTTGTCTGTTAAGTTAGCAGAAACAAAACAAGCTATTCTTGATGGTGCCGATGAGATTGATTATGTCATCAATATAGGGAAGGCAAAAATGCATGATTGGGAATATCTTAAAAAAGAAATGCAAGAGATTGTGACCTTATGCCATGAGAATAATGTTATTTGTAAAGTTATTTTTGAAAATTGCTATTTAGATCAATGTGAAATTAAGAAACTATCAGAAATTGCAAAAGAGATAAAGCCAGATTTTATTAAGACAAGTACAGGCTTTGGGACTGGTGGTGCGACTATTGAAGATGTTCGTCTTATGAAAGAGATAGTCGGTCAAGAGGTTCAGGTAAAAGCTGCTGGTGGAATTCGTGACTGGCAAACCTGTCTTGCTATGATAGAAGCAGGAGCAACACGAATTGGAACAAGTCATTCTTTGAATATTTTAAAAGAATATGAATCAATTTATAAACATCAAGTTTAA
- a CDS encoding LacI family DNA-binding transcriptional regulator, giving the protein MDKKRSISIKEIAKLANVSVATVSRVINNNGRFSEDTRKKVQYIIDKYGYTTNMAAKSLRMSKSKTVGLIVPNIDNEWFSHLVLEIEKYFFEKNYSVFICNTSQDEKKEIAYFKSLDSKLVDGIMCISGIEEIPTDVITRNIPIVCIDRKPKDHNNVYYVESNHYSGGYLATEELIKKGCQRIAIVSRNKTLSVNKQRLEGYRQALKDYGLQEYKELQLLLDLSSANYEGAREAMNKLIKSGIPFDGVFATNDWRAYGVMVALAENHIKVPDDVKVIGFDDISISHSCHPSLSTIRQDTKGLAQKASSLLLNLMNDKEVQLEERRFILPVEVIQRDSTHIK; this is encoded by the coding sequence ATGGATAAAAAAAGAAGCATCTCAATAAAAGAAATTGCCAAACTTGCAAATGTTTCAGTTGCAACTGTTTCAAGGGTTATTAATAATAATGGGCGATTTTCTGAAGATACGAGAAAAAAGGTTCAATACATTATAGACAAATATGGTTATACAACCAACATGGCTGCAAAGAGTTTAAGAATGTCAAAATCTAAAACAGTAGGACTGATTGTTCCTAATATTGATAATGAATGGTTTTCTCATCTGGTATTAGAAATAGAAAAATACTTTTTTGAAAAAAATTATTCAGTTTTTATATGCAATACTTCTCAAGATGAAAAAAAAGAAATTGCTTATTTTAAATCTCTAGATTCTAAATTGGTTGATGGTATTATGTGTATTTCTGGTATTGAAGAGATACCAACTGATGTCATTACACGTAATATTCCCATCGTTTGTATTGATAGAAAACCTAAAGATCATAATAATGTTTATTATGTTGAATCTAATCATTATAGTGGTGGCTATTTAGCAACCGAAGAACTGATAAAAAAAGGTTGTCAAAGAATTGCAATCGTGTCAAGAAACAAAACACTTTCTGTAAATAAACAGCGGCTAGAAGGATATCGTCAAGCATTAAAAGATTATGGATTACAAGAATACAAAGAATTACAATTATTGCTTGATCTTTCTTCTGCAAATTATGAAGGCGCTAGAGAAGCCATGAACAAGCTCATTAAATCAGGTATTCCTTTTGATGGTGTTTTTGCAACAAATGACTGGCGTGCTTATGGTGTTATGGTTGCTTTAGCTGAGAATCATATAAAAGTTCCTGATGATGTAAAAGTGATAGGCTTTGATGATATTTCCATTTCTCATTCATGTCATCCCTCATTATCTACAATTCGTCAAGATACGAAAGGATTAGCCCAAAAAGCATCTAGTCTATTGTTAAACTTAATGAATGATAAAGAAGTACAGTTAGAAGAAAGACGTTTTATCTTACCTGTTGAAGTCATTCAACGTGATTCAACCCATATAAAATAA
- a CDS encoding glycoside hydrolase family 1 protein has translation MTKKLPETFMWGSSTNAQQFEGAWNEDGKGVSISDTRVLKNGYSNFHIASDHYHHLEEDLDLYQEMGFTIYRFSIAWTRIYPTGEEEQPNEKGLAFYDCMVDGLIKRGITPVATLYAYDLPQTLLDKYRGFLDRRVIDLYIKYVSTIFKHFKGRIKYYTPFNEPNLFHLDQEYIMGNNDLTEQETWQIEHHLTLAYARCVHTCHEIDPDAKIGPNCATGVVYPATCNPQDVRMALKQMYMTNWAYLDVYCRGKYPQYFINYLEELNCLPHMEPGDEELIASVKPDLISTTYYSTSVARAGESGAPLKMAPAPKEVQEALVQYRTGDLNPYCDETEWGWIIDPDGFYYQLMEIYHRYQLPILILENGMGATEELDENNQIHDDYRIDYLARHIECMKEAVADGVDLLGYLTWSAHDLHSTREGFVKRYGFIYVDRYEHTIKSMKRYPKKSFYWYKKVIASHGEDLANNIEYEK, from the coding sequence ATGACAAAGAAGTTACCAGAGACATTTATGTGGGGAAGTTCTACAAATGCTCAACAATTTGAAGGAGCATGGAATGAAGATGGAAAAGGTGTTTCTATCAGTGATACAAGAGTCTTAAAAAATGGTTATTCAAACTTTCATATTGCTAGTGATCATTATCATCATTTAGAAGAAGATTTAGATTTATATCAGGAAATGGGATTCACTATTTATCGTTTTTCAATTGCTTGGACAAGAATTTATCCTACTGGTGAAGAAGAACAGCCAAATGAAAAAGGATTGGCATTTTATGATTGCATGGTTGATGGTTTAATCAAGCGTGGGATTACACCAGTTGCAACACTTTATGCTTATGATTTACCACAAACTTTGCTTGATAAATATCGTGGATTTTTAGACCGTCGTGTGATTGATTTATACATCAAGTATGTTTCAACAATATTTAAACATTTTAAAGGCAGAATTAAATATTATACACCATTTAATGAACCTAATTTATTCCATCTTGATCAGGAATATATCATGGGAAATAATGATTTGACAGAACAGGAGACCTGGCAAATAGAACATCATCTTACATTGGCTTATGCAAGATGTGTTCATACCTGCCATGAGATTGACCCTGATGCAAAGATTGGTCCTAACTGTGCAACAGGAGTTGTTTATCCAGCAACTTGCAATCCTCAAGATGTACGCATGGCCTTAAAACAAATGTATATGACAAACTGGGCTTATTTAGATGTTTATTGTCGTGGTAAATATCCACAGTATTTTATCAATTATTTAGAAGAATTAAATTGTTTACCACATATGGAACCTGGTGATGAAGAATTAATAGCTTCAGTAAAACCAGATTTGATTTCAACAACTTATTATTCAACCAGTGTAGCAAGAGCTGGTGAGAGTGGTGCTCCATTAAAAATGGCACCAGCCCCAAAAGAAGTTCAAGAAGCCCTTGTTCAGTATCGAACTGGTGATTTAAATCCTTATTGTGATGAAACGGAATGGGGATGGATTATTGATCCAGATGGTTTCTACTATCAACTCATGGAAATTTATCATCGTTATCAATTACCAATTCTCATTTTGGAAAATGGTATGGGTGCTACTGAAGAGTTAGATGAAAACAATCAAATCCATGATGATTATCGTATTGATTATCTTGCCAGACATATTGAATGTATGAAAGAAGCAGTTGCTGATGGCGTTGATCTTTTAGGCTATTTAACATGGTCAGCTCATGATTTGCATTCTACAAGAGAGGGCTTTGTCAAACGTTATGGATTTATTTATGTTGATAGATACGAACATACAATCAAGTCTATGAAGCGCTATCCAAAGAAATCATTCTATTGGTATAAAAAAGTCATTGCCAGTCATGGTGAAGACTTAGCCAATAATATTGAATATGAGAAATAA
- the rpe gene encoding ribulose-phosphate 3-epimerase: MEKLLCPSMMCAQFGNLEKEVKDLEEAGIDIFHLDVMDGNFVPNFGMGLQDIEFIVKQATVPCDVHLMVNKASDYISKFAEMGVQIIYVHSENDCHITRTLQMIKDTGICSGLAINPGTSFESIKEVLTLVDYVLVMSVNPGFSGQKYLSFVDEKLKQLCEKKKQYGYKVMLDGACSPERIETLSKIGVDGFILGTSALFGKEKNYQEIIPELRQL, from the coding sequence ATGGAGAAATTATTATGCCCATCCATGATGTGTGCACAGTTTGGAAACTTAGAAAAAGAAGTCAAAGACTTAGAAGAAGCGGGAATAGATATCTTTCATCTTGATGTGATGGATGGTAATTTTGTTCCAAATTTTGGAATGGGACTACAGGATATTGAATTTATAGTAAAGCAGGCAACAGTGCCCTGTGATGTGCATTTGATGGTAAATAAAGCGAGTGATTATATTTCAAAATTTGCTGAAATGGGTGTTCAAATTATTTATGTACATTCAGAAAATGATTGTCATATTACAAGGACTTTACAAATGATTAAAGATACAGGGATTTGTTCAGGACTTGCAATCAATCCGGGAACATCTTTTGAATCTATCAAAGAGGTGTTAACTTTAGTGGATTATGTTTTGGTTATGAGTGTCAATCCAGGATTTTCTGGACAAAAGTATCTGAGTTTTGTAGATGAAAAATTAAAACAGTTATGTGAGAAGAAAAAGCAGTATGGATACAAAGTCATGTTAGATGGCGCTTGTTCACCAGAACGTATTGAAACTTTATCAAAAATAGGAGTTGATGGCTTCATTTTAGGTACAAGTGCATTA